Proteins encoded together in one uncultured Sphaerochaeta sp. window:
- the thrH gene encoding bifunctional phosphoserine phosphatase/homoserine phosphotransferase ThrH: MDIVCLDMEGVLVPEIWINVAERTGIEELKITTRDEPDYDKLMAGRIRILEEHNLKLKDIQDVIAQMGPMEGALSFLDSLRSMTQVVILSDTFSEFANPLMRQLNWPTIWCNSLEVDEDNRIIRHRMRLHDGKKKAIQALKALNYRTFAAGDSYNDLTMIQEADGGCLFRAPKNILEQYPHLQIAETYDKFLEIIKEFLD, encoded by the coding sequence ATGGATATTGTGTGTCTTGATATGGAAGGGGTCTTGGTACCGGAGATTTGGATCAACGTAGCAGAGCGAACAGGTATCGAGGAGCTGAAGATTACCACCCGCGATGAGCCGGATTATGACAAGTTGATGGCTGGACGGATTAGGATCCTTGAGGAACATAACCTGAAGCTGAAGGATATCCAGGATGTCATCGCCCAGATGGGTCCCATGGAAGGTGCACTCTCTTTTCTCGATTCACTGCGATCGATGACCCAGGTTGTCATTCTCAGCGATACCTTCAGCGAGTTTGCCAATCCCCTTATGCGTCAGCTCAATTGGCCTACCATCTGGTGTAATAGCCTGGAAGTTGATGAGGATAACCGCATCATCCGGCACAGGATGCGCCTACATGACGGCAAGAAGAAAGCCATCCAAGCGTTGAAGGCCCTCAATTACCGCACCTTTGCGGCTGGAGATTCCTACAACGACCTTACCATGATCCAGGAAGCGGATGGTGGTTGCTTGTTCCGTGCCCCCAAGAACATACTGGAGCAGTATCCCCATCTGCAGATAGCCGAGACCTATGATAAGTTCCTGGAGATCATCAAGGAGTTCTTGGACTGA
- a CDS encoding DbpA RNA binding domain-containing protein, translating into MAIDNKSTPTDDLVIDTIQLLAGKTKADPNPDELEQLKRLIKKNVPFTLRGYFMAYLLREVLQANTPKKAGSRPAPKAKREAPAKKEEPKDEKESQQPRKKAPRTLPEGARTLYLNIGKMKRLYTKELSQILQTELGIERDDIYSIRIHDKYSFISMSEENCEKAIEKLNGMDIRGRTASISYSNKE; encoded by the coding sequence ATGGCTATTGACAACAAGAGCACCCCGACCGACGACCTGGTAATTGACACCATCCAGCTGCTTGCTGGTAAAACCAAGGCCGACCCAAACCCTGATGAATTGGAACAACTCAAGCGTCTGATCAAAAAGAATGTCCCATTCACACTTCGTGGCTATTTTATGGCCTATTTGCTCAGGGAAGTCCTGCAGGCAAATACCCCGAAAAAGGCTGGTTCAAGACCAGCACCGAAGGCAAAGCGAGAAGCTCCTGCGAAGAAAGAGGAGCCCAAGGATGAGAAGGAGAGCCAACAACCCCGCAAGAAAGCTCCTAGGACCCTTCCAGAGGGAGCAAGAACACTGTACTTGAACATTGGCAAGATGAAGAGACTGTACACCAAGGAACTGAGCCAGATCCTCCAGACAGAGCTTGGTATAGAAAGAGATGACATTTACAGCATCCGTATCCATGACAAGTACTCTTTCATCAGCATGAGTGAAGAGAACTGTGAGAAAGCTATTGAGAAGCTCAATGGAATGGATATCAGAGGCAGAACGGCTTCCATCAGCTATTCCAACAAGGAGTAG
- a CDS encoding DUF3744 domain-containing protein: MQAPQIVFKDFSFTYQGQTEPTLKHINLTISEGEKVLIVGPSGSGKSTLGYCINALIPHAFSGVIEGTASICSMNLEDGDIYAVNKKVGTVLQDTDAQFVGLTVAEDIAFSLENQCMERHNMENLVSQMAGVVGMQDFLRQSPQEISGGQKQRVSLAGVLVDDVEVLLFDEPLANLDPATGLKAMGLIDQLSRETGKTVLIIEHRLEDVLSHPVDRILVMQEGSLVADTTPQALLGTALLSGLGLRDPLYLAALRMAGCDLSTLGDVSSLDTIHLRGCMDRVKAWHKKEQRSINTQEKPVQLELEHISYSYDGLKTVLADISATIHEGEMVSILGNNGAGKSTLAQILMGVIHQDAGHIRYEGTLLDDYSASQRSTKIGFVMQNPNHMISCDLVYDEVAFALRQQGYGEEQIKDRVMDVLGLCALRPYHHWPISALSYGQKKRVTIASILVTNPKLLILDEPTSGQDYQRYTALMEFLSELNRNTGLTILFITHDMHLALEYTHRSLVLHDGHLLCDKPTSEVFADEVVLHKANLKETSLSLLAKRCGVDDISSFIDTFVRTEQETRSRATKVSQIPALEKPLSAMKPKRKRMERAKKEGRKFGFALTYEETDSPLHRLNGVTKFILFLTWIVFCLTTFDIRFLMVSTIISFSLLFLTKIPLRKFSPYIIGMLTVIALNALFIYLFSPDQGTRYLGSRTIILGPEHARYSLSAETLFYLVVVCLKYFSIFPMALLFVSITHPSQFASSLNRLGISYRISYAVALALRYLPEVTKSYMHILHAQMARGVDFSSQTPLKKRISSLGRVITPLVFSSLDRIDIITNAMVLRGFARSRSRTWYMQRKLKSVDFIVLALIMALLAASLYSRFIGKVMFWYPF, encoded by the coding sequence ATGCAAGCACCTCAGATTGTTTTCAAGGATTTCAGTTTTACATACCAAGGTCAGACGGAACCCACGCTTAAGCATATCAACCTCACCATTAGTGAGGGAGAGAAAGTCTTGATCGTGGGGCCTTCTGGCAGTGGTAAAAGTACCCTGGGGTACTGCATCAATGCGCTCATTCCCCACGCCTTCAGTGGTGTCATTGAGGGAACTGCATCCATCTGTTCGATGAATCTTGAGGATGGAGACATCTATGCAGTGAACAAGAAGGTGGGCACGGTGCTTCAGGATACTGATGCCCAATTTGTTGGATTGACTGTCGCTGAGGATATCGCATTTTCCTTGGAAAATCAGTGCATGGAACGCCATAACATGGAAAACCTGGTGTCCCAAATGGCTGGGGTGGTTGGGATGCAGGATTTCTTGAGGCAGAGTCCACAGGAAATTTCTGGAGGGCAGAAACAACGGGTTTCTCTTGCCGGTGTATTGGTGGATGATGTGGAGGTTCTGCTCTTTGATGAGCCACTTGCCAACCTCGACCCAGCTACCGGCCTGAAGGCAATGGGTCTTATTGATCAGCTTTCCAGGGAGACTGGAAAGACTGTCTTGATCATAGAACATCGGCTCGAGGATGTGCTCTCCCATCCCGTTGACCGAATCCTGGTGATGCAGGAAGGTTCTTTGGTTGCCGATACCACCCCACAGGCACTGCTGGGAACAGCCTTGTTGAGTGGGCTGGGTTTGCGAGATCCCTTGTATCTGGCGGCTCTACGGATGGCAGGATGTGACCTCTCCACGCTTGGTGATGTCAGCAGCCTGGATACCATACATCTTAGGGGATGCATGGATAGGGTCAAGGCATGGCATAAAAAGGAACAGCGGTCCATCAATACACAGGAGAAGCCTGTCCAGCTGGAACTGGAACACATCAGTTATTCCTATGATGGCCTGAAGACAGTGTTGGCGGATATTAGTGCGACCATTCATGAAGGGGAGATGGTCAGCATCCTAGGGAACAATGGGGCAGGGAAGTCCACCCTCGCACAGATCCTAATGGGAGTAATCCATCAGGATGCCGGTCATATCCGGTATGAAGGAACCTTGCTGGATGACTACTCAGCCAGCCAACGTTCCACAAAAATCGGGTTTGTTATGCAGAACCCGAACCATATGATCAGCTGTGACCTCGTCTATGATGAGGTTGCCTTTGCACTCAGGCAACAAGGCTATGGGGAGGAGCAAATCAAGGACCGTGTTATGGACGTGCTTGGGCTCTGTGCACTCCGTCCTTACCATCACTGGCCCATCTCAGCACTCAGCTACGGACAGAAGAAGCGGGTGACCATTGCCTCCATCCTTGTGACCAATCCAAAGTTGCTCATCCTTGACGAGCCAACCAGTGGGCAGGACTACCAGAGGTATACTGCATTGATGGAGTTTCTCTCAGAACTGAATAGGAATACCGGTCTGACCATTCTCTTCATCACCCATGATATGCACCTCGCTCTCGAATATACCCATCGTTCCTTGGTGTTGCATGATGGCCATCTGCTCTGTGACAAGCCAACCAGTGAAGTCTTTGCCGATGAAGTTGTACTCCACAAGGCAAACCTGAAGGAGACCAGTCTTTCCTTACTTGCAAAACGGTGTGGTGTTGACGATATCTCTTCATTCATCGATACGTTTGTCCGTACAGAACAAGAGACCCGCTCACGAGCGACCAAGGTTTCCCAAATTCCTGCCTTGGAGAAACCTCTCTCTGCAATGAAGCCGAAACGAAAGAGGATGGAACGAGCCAAGAAGGAGGGGAGAAAGTTTGGGTTTGCGCTTACCTACGAAGAGACAGATTCACCTTTGCACCGTCTCAATGGTGTTACAAAGTTTATCCTTTTCCTGACGTGGATTGTGTTCTGCCTTACCACGTTCGATATACGTTTCCTAATGGTAAGCACGATTATCTCTTTCTCCTTGCTCTTCCTGACAAAGATCCCCCTTCGCAAGTTCTCTCCCTACATCATAGGTATGTTGACGGTCATTGCCCTCAATGCACTGTTTATCTATCTCTTTTCCCCTGATCAAGGCACCCGGTATCTCGGCAGCAGAACCATCATCCTTGGCCCTGAGCATGCCAGGTATTCCCTGAGTGCGGAAACCTTGTTCTACCTGGTGGTGGTCTGTCTGAAATATTTCTCCATCTTTCCGATGGCTTTACTCTTTGTCAGCATCACCCATCCCTCACAGTTTGCTTCTTCATTGAATCGCTTGGGGATCTCTTATCGTATCAGCTACGCAGTTGCACTTGCACTGAGGTATCTCCCTGAGGTGACAAAGAGCTATATGCATATTCTGCATGCGCAGATGGCAAGGGGCGTTGACTTCTCTTCCCAGACACCACTTAAGAAACGAATATCTTCACTCGGGCGTGTGATTACTCCCTTGGTTTTCAGCAGTCTTGACCGGATCGATATTATCACCAATGCCATGGTTCTTAGAGGATTTGCTCGTTCCAGGAGCCGTACCTGGTACATGCAACGAAAACTAAAATCGGTGGATTTCATCGTATTGGCTCTCATTATGGCACTGCTTGCAGCCAGCCTTTATTCACGTTTTATCGGAAAGGTTATGTTTTGGTACCCTTTTTAG
- the mltG gene encoding endolytic transglycosylase MltG — translation MAEKPKPPKQLTLDLEGKGEKAKPKKSTSSYKVVLSDSPTPAKKPSTTRKRPTVTTRTMTVKIPSDKQPAPKTETKASPAKKRPTPRTADQPNPHVVQTRTRKHPATKTSKPKKQQVVPPKIGKRTSYRPPLSRRLLLPLLIALLACTALILLYAYFEKPAILAPSVSVVEERDVVALTIERGMTARTVSLLLEQLGVVEDAQAFLAYLVEQDLATVIQTGTYIMGRNLAFSEVASMFANTEKTMEVTIPPGFTISEIDDYLANRLEGESGLFIEAVNDLAVAYQLSFTEGWLLSGTYTVHRNRAGEELALAMYQKMLRELQGLLDSPLLERYSVEELLIVASMIQAETQDATQMKGISSVIHNRLANGEPLGIDATTRYEMGDWENPIPIEALETKSPYNTRRKEGLPPSGICSPGIDAIHSAFFPENTSFFYYLHGYDKAIHYAETYEEHKENISLYR, via the coding sequence ATGGCTGAGAAACCCAAACCTCCAAAACAGTTGACCCTGGACCTAGAGGGGAAGGGAGAGAAGGCGAAGCCAAAAAAGAGTACATCCTCCTATAAGGTAGTCCTCTCAGATTCTCCTACTCCTGCAAAGAAACCAAGTACGACGAGAAAGAGACCGACAGTCACCACACGCACTATGACGGTCAAGATTCCTTCAGACAAGCAACCGGCTCCAAAGACAGAGACCAAAGCGTCTCCTGCAAAAAAGCGGCCAACGCCCCGTACTGCTGATCAACCGAATCCTCATGTAGTGCAGACAAGGACCCGCAAGCATCCTGCAACCAAGACATCCAAGCCCAAGAAACAGCAGGTGGTACCTCCAAAGATTGGTAAGCGTACCTCCTACCGTCCTCCTCTCTCTAGGCGCCTTCTGCTTCCTCTGCTCATCGCATTGCTGGCATGTACCGCTCTTATCCTCCTCTATGCCTACTTCGAGAAGCCTGCCATCCTCGCCCCTTCGGTATCTGTGGTAGAGGAGCGCGATGTGGTTGCACTGACCATTGAGCGTGGGATGACCGCACGTACCGTCAGCCTCTTGCTCGAACAGTTGGGGGTGGTTGAGGATGCACAAGCATTTCTTGCCTATCTTGTGGAACAAGACCTTGCTACAGTGATTCAGACCGGTACGTATATCATGGGCCGCAATCTAGCGTTCAGTGAGGTTGCTTCCATGTTCGCGAACACTGAGAAAACCATGGAGGTTACCATTCCCCCTGGTTTTACTATCTCTGAAATTGATGACTATCTGGCAAATAGGCTGGAAGGGGAGTCAGGCCTTTTCATTGAAGCAGTCAATGATTTGGCTGTTGCCTACCAGCTCAGCTTCACTGAGGGGTGGTTGCTAAGCGGAACCTATACGGTGCATCGTAATCGTGCTGGAGAGGAGTTGGCTCTGGCAATGTATCAGAAGATGTTGCGTGAACTGCAAGGGCTGTTGGACTCTCCACTTCTGGAGCGCTATAGCGTTGAGGAGCTCTTGATTGTAGCCTCCATGATCCAAGCCGAGACACAGGATGCCACACAGATGAAAGGAATTTCCTCGGTTATCCATAACCGCTTGGCGAATGGTGAGCCGTTGGGAATTGATGCAACCACCCGCTACGAAATGGGAGATTGGGAGAACCCAATTCCAATTGAAGCCTTGGAGACCAAGAGCCCCTACAACACGCGGAGAAAAGAAGGGCTGCCACCATCGGGAATCTGTAGCCCTGGGATAGATGCAATTCATTCAGCATTTTTCCCGGAAAATACGTCCTTTTTCTACTATTTACATGGATATGACAAGGCAATCCACTATGCTGAGACCTACGAAGAGCATAAGGAGAACATTAGTCTGTACCGTTAG
- a CDS encoding TraR/DksA family transcriptional regulator, with product MSEAFVHEMEELLVSMRNELLEKLTEDNSDFREMVNSMGIKDSIDVAADDIAFKKMEAINKHEANRLRSIENAIARIHNGKYGSCLRCGKKIPEERLRAIPYAVLCIDCKNAEEVPGRR from the coding sequence ATGTCCGAGGCATTTGTGCATGAGATGGAAGAGCTTCTCGTTTCCATGAGAAATGAACTATTGGAGAAACTCACTGAGGATAACAGTGATTTCCGGGAAATGGTGAATTCAATGGGGATCAAGGACAGCATCGATGTTGCGGCTGATGATATTGCGTTCAAGAAGATGGAAGCGATCAACAAGCATGAGGCAAACCGCCTCCGTTCCATCGAGAATGCCATCGCCCGTATCCATAATGGAAAATATGGATCCTGTCTGAGATGTGGAAAGAAAATTCCAGAGGAAAGGCTCAGAGCTATTCCCTATGCAGTACTTTGCATCGATTGCAAAAACGCAGAAGAGGTCCCAGGGAGAAGATAG
- the cobS gene encoding adenosylcobinamide-GDP ribazoletransferase, with amino-acid sequence MITLGLGGALRTLTRFPLPYRALEKEQRILFWFPFIGALFGLFFVATSLLPFSPQIRSALIIALSAYLSRGFHLDGLCDFADGLGGGWDKERSLAIMKDSHSGAFALITLFCVLLIQYAALQQLADIPLALLLVPVLGRLNQVIAASLMNYAREGEGTASRLVRAAKPSHLVLPLLQILIVLVLLFIFSSEYALNAVSSFLATLLVCFFLMLVSKKRLGGVTGDVLGAVEVLTETAAMLGFLLPLASVALPR; translated from the coding sequence GTGATTACACTCGGTCTTGGAGGAGCCCTGCGTACCCTTACTCGTTTTCCGCTTCCTTACCGGGCCTTGGAGAAGGAACAACGTATTCTGTTCTGGTTTCCTTTTATAGGTGCTCTCTTTGGTCTTTTTTTTGTAGCAACCTCCCTGCTTCCTTTTTCACCCCAGATTCGCTCAGCGCTCATTATAGCACTCTCTGCCTACCTTTCACGGGGCTTCCACCTCGATGGACTCTGTGACTTTGCAGATGGGCTTGGAGGAGGATGGGACAAGGAACGTAGCTTGGCCATCATGAAGGACAGCCACAGCGGAGCCTTCGCCCTAATTACCCTGTTCTGTGTGCTCTTGATACAATACGCTGCCTTGCAGCAACTTGCCGATATTCCTTTGGCATTGTTGCTGGTACCGGTTCTAGGAAGACTGAACCAGGTCATAGCAGCCTCCTTGATGAACTATGCAAGGGAAGGTGAGGGGACAGCCTCCCGCCTGGTACGTGCAGCAAAACCTTCCCATCTGGTCCTCCCTCTCCTGCAGATACTTATCGTTCTTGTTCTGTTGTTTATTTTTTCGAGTGAGTATGCGCTGAATGCTGTATCTTCGTTCCTTGCTACACTCCTCGTTTGTTTCTTCCTGATGCTGGTCAGCAAAAAGCGACTTGGAGGGGTAACCGGCGATGTGCTGGGTGCTGTGGAGGTGCTCACTGAGACTGCTGCCATGCTTGGATTCCTTCTCCCTCTTGCATCGGTGGCCCTCCCTCGGTAA
- a CDS encoding ECF-type riboflavin transporter substrate-binding protein, protein MEQNKGMQPVRIVVIIAIGAALYGVGGLVSIPVFANTTIKPAMAILALFAAVFGPIVGFLVGFLGHWLTDLFAGWGVWPTWMLGSGIVGIAIGLFPAMSKKCVEKGELPRSSIGLFILLAFLGNFIGYMISALLDFLFFAEPMDKVITQQLIIAFSNTVVIAILGTLLLLLVVKRNKSREGLTRDEEA, encoded by the coding sequence ATGGAACAGAACAAAGGAATGCAACCGGTACGCATTGTTGTGATCATTGCCATCGGTGCAGCTCTCTATGGAGTGGGAGGATTGGTCAGTATCCCCGTCTTCGCCAACACCACCATCAAGCCTGCCATGGCTATTCTTGCCTTGTTTGCAGCTGTCTTTGGACCAATCGTTGGTTTCTTGGTAGGATTCCTGGGACACTGGCTGACCGACCTGTTTGCAGGATGGGGTGTGTGGCCAACGTGGATGCTTGGTAGTGGTATTGTGGGAATTGCGATCGGATTGTTTCCTGCTATGAGCAAGAAGTGTGTTGAAAAAGGAGAACTTCCCCGTTCCTCAATCGGTTTGTTCATCCTGCTCGCTTTCCTGGGAAATTTCATCGGATACATGATCAGCGCATTGCTTGATTTCCTCTTCTTCGCTGAGCCGATGGACAAGGTTATCACCCAGCAGTTGATCATTGCCTTCTCCAATACGGTTGTCATCGCCATACTTGGTACTCTCTTACTGCTGTTGGTTGTGAAACGCAACAAGAGCAGAGAAGGCCTTACCAGGGACGAAGAAGCCTAA
- a CDS encoding S-adenosyl-l-methionine hydroxide adenosyltransferase family protein → MKRKLRDSLVALQAWKERKTVVFLSDFGMSDGAVSAMHGVANGVSNLLRLEDLTHEIPQFNIWEASYRLVQALPYWARGTVFVCVVDPGVGSDRKSVVALSESGHLIVTPDNGTLTHVADSIGILEVRMINVDTHRLSGSQKSHTFHGRDVYAYTGARLASGDLDYEEIGPLVPKTVKLKMERSRIEGSSLVGSVDILDARYGSLWTNISADFLDELSLGNGDLLQTTISYNGRIVYGYKLPICKSFTEVGKGEPLIYINSLLNLAVALNQGNFATTYGIGTGEGWKISFSVIE, encoded by the coding sequence ATGAAAAGGAAACTGCGCGATAGCTTGGTAGCCTTGCAGGCTTGGAAGGAGCGGAAGACAGTCGTATTTCTCAGTGATTTCGGCATGTCAGATGGAGCAGTAAGTGCCATGCATGGGGTGGCCAATGGGGTGTCCAATCTCCTAAGATTGGAGGACCTTACCCATGAAATTCCTCAATTCAATATCTGGGAGGCCTCCTACCGACTGGTACAGGCACTTCCCTATTGGGCCAGGGGAACAGTCTTTGTCTGTGTGGTCGATCCTGGGGTAGGATCGGACCGGAAAAGCGTTGTCGCCTTGAGTGAGAGTGGCCATCTGATTGTCACCCCTGACAACGGAACGCTGACCCATGTAGCAGACAGCATCGGGATTCTGGAGGTGAGGATGATCAATGTTGATACCCATCGTCTCTCAGGCAGCCAGAAAAGCCACACATTCCATGGAAGAGATGTATATGCATATACCGGGGCACGTTTGGCCTCCGGTGATCTGGACTACGAAGAAATTGGTCCATTGGTTCCAAAAACCGTCAAACTGAAAATGGAACGTTCCAGAATTGAAGGGTCCTCATTGGTCGGTTCGGTGGATATCCTCGATGCCCGCTATGGTTCGCTCTGGACCAATATCAGTGCTGACTTTTTGGATGAGCTTTCTCTGGGTAACGGGGATTTGCTGCAGACAACCATCTCCTACAATGGCCGTATCGTTTATGGATACAAGCTTCCCATATGTAAGTCCTTCACCGAAGTGGGGAAGGGTGAGCCTCTTATCTACATCAACAGCCTTCTCAATCTTGCAGTTGCCCTGAATCAGGGGAATTTTGCAACAACCTACGGAATTGGGACAGGTGAGGGGTGGAAAATCAGTTTTTCGGTGATAGAATGA
- a CDS encoding MBL fold metallo-hydrolase produces MIVERLVVGPYQTNCYIMGNEETSSAWIIDPGADGQLIIDRITQRNLTPVAILLTHTHWDHITAIGTLIERWPDLELLVAEEEAPALSYEHIKQVCFDKSFLQMYDKELQKLPRQTGFLSDGQYLQDSHLLVIHTPGHTKGGVCLYHEEGQFMFTGDTLFAGSIGRTDLEGGSYTEIIASCKRLLDLPGEVQILPGHGPTSTIKNEYNNPFL; encoded by the coding sequence ATGATTGTGGAACGACTTGTGGTGGGGCCCTACCAGACGAACTGTTACATCATGGGTAATGAAGAGACCTCCAGTGCCTGGATCATCGATCCAGGGGCTGATGGTCAGCTTATCATTGACCGCATCACCCAACGAAACCTCACCCCAGTCGCCATTCTATTGACCCACACTCATTGGGACCATATTACTGCCATAGGCACCCTTATAGAGAGATGGCCTGACCTTGAGCTGCTCGTAGCTGAGGAGGAAGCCCCTGCTCTATCATATGAGCATATTAAACAAGTTTGTTTTGATAAGAGTTTCCTTCAAATGTATGACAAGGAGCTGCAAAAGCTTCCCAGGCAAACAGGATTTCTCTCTGATGGCCAGTATTTGCAAGACAGCCACCTGCTGGTGATACATACCCCGGGTCATACCAAGGGAGGTGTATGCTTGTATCATGAGGAAGGACAGTTTATGTTTACCGGTGATACGCTGTTTGCCGGCAGTATAGGCCGGACTGATCTGGAAGGTGGTTCCTACACCGAGATCATAGCAAGCTGCAAACGATTGCTCGATCTCCCTGGGGAAGTGCAAATACTTCCCGGGCATGGACCTACCAGTACTATCAAGAACGAATACAACAATCCATTTCTTTAA